A stretch of DNA from Gymnodinialimonas sp. 57CJ19:
GCAAGACGGCGATAGACTACGCGCTGGACACGATGAAATACGGCGTGCTGCTGTTCGTGGCCTGTTGTCTGGGCTTCATCATCGGCGGCATCCTCCTGCCCACGATCGAACAAAAGGGCATCCTGGGGGCCATGGCCCTGCGGCTTCTGCCGGTCTGGATCGCCCTGATCGTGACCTTCACGCTGTCCATGATCTTCAAGCGCAAGCTGGGCCTTTACGGCAAATTGTTCGACAGCCCCATCGGCATGGCGGGGTTCTTCCTTGTCATGTTCTGGGTCTTTGCGGCGATCTTTTCGGGCCTGTTCCCCTTGGTGCCGACCCATGGCGCGATCGACCTTGTGTCGTCCATGCGGAACGAGCTGCCCGGCACCCCACTGCCCCAGGGCGAGATCGACGAAGGCGCCTACCCCTACTACCTTCTGGGGGGCGACAATCTGGGGCGTGACGTGTTCTCCCGCGTGTTCTTCGGGGCGGCGGACGTTTTGTCCATCACCCCCGTCGCCACGCTGTTTGCCTTCATGGTGGGCATCACCCTTGGCCTGCCAGCGGGCTACTTCGGCGGCAAACTGGACACCGTCCTGACCTTCATCGCCAACCTCGCGCTGGCGTTCCCGGTCATTCTGCTGTTCTTCCTGCTGGTCACGCCGGAAATCGTCGCCGCGGGCGTGCCGCAATATATGTCGATGGTGCTGTTCCTGTTCCCGATCATGTTCCTGATCGTGCTGTTCAACTCTCGCTATCACACCGACCCGATGCGCCGGAACATCTACGTGGGCCTTGCCGCTGCGGTGGGCTTCTGGGCGTATTTCTCGCTGATCTCCAACGCCTCAGACCCCGATGCGCCGATCCGCTTCTGGCCCGAGGCGCTGGACCTGTTCGACATCGCGGGCAACCTGCTGATCGTGTTCGTGTCCGTGGTCTTCGTGAACTCCCCCACCGTGTTCCGCATCGTGCGCGGCATCACCTTGGACGTGAAAACCCGCGACTACGTGGCCGCCGCCCAAACCCGCGGCGAAGGCCCGTGGTACATCATGCTGTGGGAGATCCTGCCCAACGCGCGGGGTCCCCTGATCGTCGATTTCTGCCTGCGCATCGGCTACACCACGATCCTTCTGGGAACGCTCGGCTTCTTCGGTCTCGGCGTGTCGCCGGAATCGCCGGACTGGGGCAGCACGATCAACGAAGGCCGCCGCCTTCTGACGATCTACCCCCACCCCGCATTGCCCCCCGCACTGGCGCTGATGACGCTGGTGCTTGGCCTCAACCTGCTGGCCGACGGCCTGCGCGAAGAAAGCTTGAAGGATTGATGGGTATGTCACCTGTATGCACAGCCTGTGTACGCCTCGGTGTACGAATGTCACAGCCCCTGGCGGGCCGGTCAGTTAAGGAAAACTAACATGGTCGATACCATCGCAGACAACATCAAAGCTGTCCCGGACCGCTACGACGGCCCAATTCTGGAAATCGAGAATCTCTCAATCTCGTTCTTCACCCGCTTGCGCGAAATCCCCGCCGTGATGGATTTCTCCTGCACCGTGATGCCCGGTGAGGCGATGGGGCTCGTGGGCGAATCCGGTTGCGGCAAATCCACCGTGGCCCTTGGCGTGATGCAGGATCTGGGCGTGAACGGGCGGATCGTCGGCGGTACGATCAAGTTCAAGGGCCGCGACCTGAACGCGATGTCGGACGAGGAACTGCGCGACCTGCGCGGGTCCGAAATTGCGATGATCTATCAGGAGCCGATGGCGTCCCTGAACCCCGCCATGAAGATCGGCAAACAGCTGATGGAAGTGCCGATGATCCACGAAGGCGTGTCCGAGAAACAGGCCTATAAACTTGCGCTAGAGGTCGTCACAGACGTGCGCCTGCCAGACCCGGAGCGGATGCTGAAAAGCTACCCTCACCAATTGTCGGGCGGCCAACAGCAGCGCATCGTGATCGCTATGGCCTTGATGTCAAAGCCTTCTTTGCTGATCCTGGACGAACCGACAACCGCGCTCGACGTGACGGTTGAAGCGGGCATCGTGGACCTGGTTAAGGGACTGGGCGAAAAATATGGCACCTCGATGCTGTTCATCTCTCACAACCTTGGGCTGGTGCTGGAAACCTGTGACCGGCTCTGCGTGATGTACTCGGGCGAGGCGGTGGAGACCGGCTC
This window harbors:
- a CDS encoding ABC transporter permease → MEPLTWSGSFGAFLNPLMLVALAVFVLGFLANTILTIAGVRAGELEFNGDGTMSLRKTAIDYALDTMKYGVLLFVACCLGFIIGGILLPTIEQKGILGAMALRLLPVWIALIVTFTLSMIFKRKLGLYGKLFDSPIGMAGFFLVMFWVFAAIFSGLFPLVPTHGAIDLVSSMRNELPGTPLPQGEIDEGAYPYYLLGGDNLGRDVFSRVFFGAADVLSITPVATLFAFMVGITLGLPAGYFGGKLDTVLTFIANLALAFPVILLFFLLVTPEIVAAGVPQYMSMVLFLFPIMFLIVLFNSRYHTDPMRRNIYVGLAAAVGFWAYFSLISNASDPDAPIRFWPEALDLFDIAGNLLIVFVSVVFVNSPTVFRIVRGITLDVKTRDYVAAAQTRGEGPWYIMLWEILPNARGPLIVDFCLRIGYTTILLGTLGFFGLGVSPESPDWGSTINEGRRLLTIYPHPALPPALALMTLVLGLNLLADGLREESLKD